From one Dermacentor silvarum isolate Dsil-2018 chromosome 3, BIME_Dsil_1.4, whole genome shotgun sequence genomic stretch:
- the LOC119446748 gene encoding solute carrier family 2, facilitated glucose transporter member 1, producing the protein MPYQQQQGLTPTLVLAVLSSAVGSAFQHGYHLGVVNSPQEVLESFINETLAERFGEPTPRSAVTLVFSVFVAVFCVGGMLGGLLTAVVADRFGRKGGLMLNSGLVFAAAALLTLARGAASCELLVVGRLVAGVNAGLTAGLAPMYLTEISPVRYRGAAGTIYQLVLTLSILLAQLLGIPQILGNDELWPYLFALTVVPSVLMVVSLPFCPESPKYLLLVRGRPKQAEEALIRLRGTRDVDKEMAVMKNEAEAAEFVPKVTLPEMIRNAALRAPLIVSLMVMLAQQLSGINAAIFFSTDIFKTAGLSAEGALRATLGLGLVNVLMTLVSMVIVERAGRRTLLLTGLAGMALCTIVLTVTLALKEHATWVSYISIAGLAMFVIAFAVGPGSIPWFLVTELFGQGARPIATSLAVAVNWAANFIVGLAFLPLMEEIEHFTFLIFTLVLVFFWVFIYKKLPETKNKSIEAITNVFRARVYQEDVALSKLNGRA; encoded by the exons GGCCTGACGCCGACGCTGGTACTAGCAGTGCTGTCGTCCGCCGTGGGATCCGCCTTCCAACATGGCTACCACCTGGGTGTCGTCAACTCACCGCAAGAG GTGCTGGAGTCGTTCATCAACGAAACGTTGGCGGAACGCTTTGGCGAGCCGACGCCGCGCAGCGCGGTGACGCTGGTGTTCAGCGTGTTCGTGGCCGTGTTCTGCGTCGGGGGCATGCTGGGCGGTCTACTCACCGCAGTCGTGGCCGACCGGTTCGGCCGCAAGGGCGGGCTCATGCTCAACAGCGGCCTGGTGTTCGCCGCTGCCGCGCTGCTCACGCTGGCCAGAGGAGCCGCGTCCTGCGAGCTACTCGTCGTTGGACGCCTGGTCGCGGGAGTGAATGCCG GTCTCACAGCGGGGCTGGCTCCGATGTACCTGACAGAGATATCGCCTGTGCGGTACCGGGGCGCGGCTGGCACCATCTACCAGCTCGTGCTCACTCTGTCCATCCTGCTGGCACAGCTGCTCGGTATCCCCCAGATTCTGGGAAACGACGAGCTGTGGCCGTACTTGTTCG CGCTCACCGTGGTGCCGTCAGTGCTGATGGTGGTGTCGCTGCCTTTCTGCCCGGAGTCGCCCAAGTACCTGCTGCTTGTGCGGGGCAGGCCCAAGCAAGCCGAGGAGG CGCTTATCCGGCTCCGTGGTACACGTGACGTAGACAAAGAGATGGCCGTCATGAAGAACGAAGCCGAGGCCGCCGAATTCGTGCCCAAG GTAACTTTGCCAGAGATGATTCGCAACGCTGCGCTTCGAGCACCGCTTATCGTCTCATTAATGGTCATGTTGGCCCAGCAGCTATCGGGAATCAACGCG GCCATCTTCTTCTCGACGGACATCTTCAAGACGGCGGGCCTGTCCGCTGAAGGGGCCTTGCGTGCCACTCTCGGCCTAGGCTTGGTCAACGTTCTCATGACGCTGGTCTCCATGGTCATCGTAGAACGTGCGGGCCGCCGGACACTGCTGCTCACGGGTCTCGCCGGCATGGCACTCTGTACCATCGTACTCACCGTCACGCTGGCCCTCAAG GAACACGCTACGTGGGTGTCCTACATCAGCATCGCGGGTCTTGCCATGTTCGTCATCGCATTCGCTGTTGGTCCAG GCTCGATACCGTGGTTCCTGGTGACGGAGTTGTTCGGCCAGGGCGCCCGTCCCATTGCTACCAGCTTGGCGGTGGCCGTCAACTGGGCGGCCAATTTCATCGTGGGGCTCGCCTTCCTACCACTCATG GAGGAGATCGAGCACTTCACTTTCCTGATCTTTACGCTGGTGCTGGTGTTCTTCTGGGTCTTCATCTACAAGAAGCTACCGGAGACGAAGAACAAGAGCATCGAGGCCATCACCAATGTTTTCCGGGCGCGAGTCTACCAGGAAGACGTGGCCCTGAGCAAGCTCAACGGACGAGCGTGA